In uncultured Bacteroides sp., the following proteins share a genomic window:
- a CDS encoding glycoside hydrolase family 28 protein, translating into MNRLIKKYALLSAVSAITLLYGSNIQAASKDSNIDPTIYNGVPFKMSPVVQPSFPDKIVNIIDFGAKGDGITINTKAINDAIKNINANGGGTVVIPSGLWLTGPIELLSNVNLYTEKNALVLFTDDYNAYSIIKTSFEGMNTRRCQSPISARNATNIAITGNGVFDGSGDAWRPVKKDKLTESQWKDLVKSGGVLSADKKIWYPTAKSIKGAMATENFNNPTGITTDADWESIKEWLRPVMVSIVKCKTVLLQGVTFKNSPSWCLHPLSCEDITINNVNVSNPWYSQNGDALDMESCKNALIINSTFDAGDDAICLKSGKDEDGRRRGEPCENVIVKNNIVLHGHGGFVVGSEMSGGVKNIFVSNCSFVGTDVGLRFKSTRGRGGVVEGIYVEHINMINIPNEPLLFDLFYGGKAPDEVTEEDKKDKLSETVPPVTEETPIFKDIHISDIYCKKAGRAMFFNGLPEMRIQDVTVKNVVITDAKEGAVINQASGVVMDNIKISSPSGNSLSIKNANNIKIDGILFKEVNDNSKTVIFK; encoded by the coding sequence ATGAACAGATTGATAAAAAAGTATGCACTGCTTTCTGCAGTAAGTGCTATTACTCTACTTTATGGTTCTAATATTCAGGCTGCCTCTAAGGACAGCAATATTGATCCGACAATATACAACGGGGTGCCTTTTAAAATGTCTCCGGTAGTACAACCTTCCTTCCCTGATAAAATTGTGAACATCATTGATTTTGGAGCTAAAGGAGACGGAATCACAATCAACACTAAGGCTATTAATGATGCTATAAAAAATATTAATGCTAATGGAGGAGGTACTGTTGTTATTCCTTCCGGCCTATGGTTAACTGGCCCTATCGAGTTACTGAGTAATGTAAATTTGTACACAGAAAAGAATGCATTAGTTTTATTTACTGATGATTATAATGCTTATTCAATAATCAAGACTTCTTTTGAAGGAATGAACACCCGTCGTTGCCAGTCTCCTATTTCAGCCCGGAATGCAACAAATATTGCAATTACCGGGAATGGAGTTTTTGATGGATCGGGTGATGCCTGGCGTCCGGTAAAGAAAGACAAGTTAACAGAGAGCCAATGGAAAGATCTCGTTAAATCGGGTGGAGTTCTTAGTGCTGATAAAAAAATATGGTATCCTACTGCAAAATCCATAAAAGGAGCGATGGCCACTGAAAATTTTAATAATCCAACTGGCATAACTACCGATGCAGATTGGGAAAGTATAAAGGAATGGCTTCGACCGGTAATGGTAAGTATTGTTAAGTGTAAGACTGTTCTTCTGCAAGGTGTAACCTTCAAAAACTCACCAAGTTGGTGCCTTCATCCACTTTCATGCGAGGATATAACAATAAATAATGTGAATGTTTCGAATCCATGGTATTCACAAAACGGTGATGCTCTGGATATGGAGTCATGCAAAAACGCATTAATCATTAATAGTACCTTTGATGCGGGAGATGATGCTATCTGCCTTAAATCGGGTAAAGATGAAGACGGACGCAGAAGAGGTGAGCCTTGTGAGAATGTGATTGTAAAGAACAACATTGTTCTTCACGGACACGGAGGATTTGTTGTGGGTAGCGAGATGTCCGGTGGCGTAAAGAATATATTTGTATCAAACTGCTCATTCGTTGGTACCGATGTGGGATTACGTTTTAAAAGTACCCGCGGACGTGGTGGTGTAGTTGAAGGTATCTACGTAGAGCATATTAATATGATTAACATTCCTAATGAGCCTCTTTTGTTCGACTTGTTCTATGGCGGAAAAGCTCCTGATGAGGTGACTGAAGAAGATAAGAAAGATAAACTATCAGAGACAGTTCCTCCTGTAACTGAAGAAACTCCGATATTCAAAGATATTCATATTTCAGACATTTATTGCAAAAAAGCGGGAAGAGCAATGTTCTTTAACGGTCTTCCAGAGATGAGAATTCAGGATGTCACTGTTAAAAATGTGGTTATAACTGATGCTAAAGAAGGAGCTGTAATAAATCAGGCAAGCGGAGTAGTTATGGATAATATAAAAATCAGTTCTCCATCAGGAAATAGCCTGTCTATAAAAAACGCGAACAATATTAAAATTGATGGCATTCTTTTCAAAGAAGTGAACGATAACAGTAAAACAGTAATTTTTAAATGA
- a CDS encoding DUF4861 domain-containing protein, whose product MKKSIRIALAMYCCLPLCSFAQKAEKSISIQVSNEWNKAKENEPVVLKITDLKAGFTVKSAVVWDGKTEVPSQLDDLNGDRKADELAFVTDVPAKGNKTFKIVLSSEKSTKTYPSKVYADMLVSDKKGQHVPISSVSVPGGILYNQLHHHGPAFESELVAYRIYFDKKQTVDLYGKFHKGFELKESQFYPTDAQLAKGFGDDVLRVNASCGLGTLKGWNGKMATHIDPVSNRTESILAYGPVRTVVDVIANDWQYQGSELNMTTRYILYAGHRDAEVKIIFDEALKNKVFCTGVQDIKDSKSFSDHKGLVACWGTDWPVNDTIKYAKETVGLATCIPQKYVKAEAKDKDNYLYTVAADGRKSFEYNIVFTSMKETFGYKTPEAWFAYVQEWKKELEHPCKVTIK is encoded by the coding sequence ATGAAAAAGAGTATAAGAATTGCCTTGGCAATGTATTGTTGTCTTCCTTTATGTTCTTTCGCACAAAAAGCTGAAAAGAGCATCTCAATTCAAGTTAGTAACGAATGGAATAAAGCTAAAGAGAATGAGCCTGTTGTTTTAAAGATAACAGACTTAAAAGCTGGATTCACTGTAAAATCGGCTGTTGTTTGGGATGGAAAGACTGAAGTTCCTTCTCAGCTTGACGATTTAAACGGAGATCGTAAAGCGGATGAACTTGCTTTTGTAACAGATGTACCGGCCAAAGGAAATAAGACTTTTAAAATTGTTCTTTCTTCTGAGAAGTCAACAAAGACATATCCTTCAAAAGTATATGCAGATATGCTGGTAAGTGATAAGAAAGGTCAGCATGTTCCAATCTCTTCAGTCTCTGTTCCTGGTGGAATACTTTATAATCAGCTTCACCACCACGGTCCGGCTTTTGAGTCTGAATTAGTAGCATACCGTATTTACTTCGATAAAAAACAGACTGTAGACTTATATGGTAAGTTTCATAAAGGATTTGAATTGAAGGAATCTCAGTTCTACCCTACCGATGCACAACTGGCAAAAGGATTTGGTGATGATGTGCTTCGCGTAAACGCCAGCTGCGGATTGGGAACATTGAAAGGATGGAACGGTAAAATGGCTACTCATATTGATCCGGTGAGCAACCGTACGGAAAGTATTCTGGCATATGGTCCTGTTCGCACTGTAGTTGATGTTATTGCCAATGATTGGCAATACCAGGGTTCTGAACTAAACATGACTACCCGCTATATTTTATATGCAGGTCACAGAGATGCTGAAGTAAAAATTATCTTTGATGAAGCTCTGAAAAACAAAGTTTTCTGTACCGGAGTTCAGGATATTAAGGATTCAAAATCGTTCTCTGATCACAAAGGACTTGTTGCTTGCTGGGGAACTGACTGGCCGGTAAACGATACTATTAAATATGCAAAAGAGACAGTAGGACTTGCTACCTGCATTCCTCAGAAGTATGTAAAGGCAGAGGCGAAAGATAAAGATAACTATCTTTATACTGTAGCAGCCGATGGCAGAAAATCTTTTGAATATAATATTGTATTCACATCAATGAAAGAAACATTCGGTTATAAAACTCCGGAAGCATGGTTTGCCTATGTTCAGGAATGGAAAAAAGAGCTGGAACATCCTTGTAAGGTAACAATTAAGTAA
- a CDS encoding glycoside hydrolase 43 family protein, whose protein sequence is MKKFTQTLGLCLLMTLPAMAQNYVSKVWVADKGDGTYRNPIIYADYSDPDACRVGDDYYMTASSFNCIPGLQILHSKDLVNWTIVNAAIPYALEPVEAVEKPEHGNRVWAPSIRYHNNEFYIFWGDPDQGVFMTKAKDPKGRWSKPVLVKAGKGIIDTTPLWDEDGNVYLVHALAGSRAGLKSVLAVCELNAEATQAITESRIVFDGHDHHETCEGPKFYKRNGYYYIFTPAGGVSTGWQLVLRSKNPFGPYEEKVVMAQGKSSINGPHQGAWVDTNTGEDWFLNFQDVGAYGRLLHLQPMKWVKDWPVIGVDKDGDGCGEPVTSYKKPNVGKTYPICTPQESDEFNTLTLSPQWQWHANYNPKWIFLAPDKGYARLYSYPVVKDYKNLWDVANLLLQKTPSNEFSAVMKLRFAPSPKYYGERTGLLVMGLNYALLSLENTKEGLILSQNECKNADKGSAEVVNESVTLKDKTVYFKVTFNKAAQCEFSYSTDGKNFKKLGKSFQAREGKWIGAKVGTFCTRPAIQTNDGGWAEVDWFRIEK, encoded by the coding sequence ATGAAAAAGTTTACACAGACTTTAGGTCTATGCCTATTAATGACCCTGCCCGCCATGGCGCAGAACTATGTTTCAAAGGTATGGGTGGCCGATAAAGGAGATGGTACGTACCGCAATCCTATTATTTATGCTGATTATTCTGATCCAGATGCTTGCCGTGTAGGTGATGATTATTACATGACGGCTTCCAGCTTTAATTGCATCCCTGGATTACAGATTCTACATTCTAAAGATTTGGTAAACTGGACCATTGTTAATGCAGCGATTCCTTATGCCCTTGAACCGGTGGAAGCTGTGGAAAAGCCTGAGCACGGTAACAGAGTTTGGGCGCCAAGTATCCGTTATCATAATAATGAATTCTACATTTTCTGGGGTGATCCTGATCAGGGAGTGTTCATGACTAAAGCAAAAGATCCAAAAGGTCGCTGGAGCAAACCTGTTCTTGTGAAAGCCGGAAAGGGAATTATTGATACTACTCCTTTGTGGGATGAAGATGGCAACGTTTATCTGGTTCATGCTCTTGCCGGAAGCCGTGCCGGATTAAAGAGTGTGCTTGCCGTTTGCGAACTGAATGCTGAAGCAACTCAGGCCATTACTGAATCAAGAATTGTTTTTGACGGACATGATCATCACGAAACATGTGAAGGTCCGAAGTTTTATAAAAGGAATGGTTATTACTATATTTTCACTCCTGCCGGCGGTGTTTCTACCGGATGGCAGTTAGTGCTCCGCTCAAAGAATCCTTTTGGTCCATACGAAGAAAAGGTTGTAATGGCTCAGGGAAAGAGTTCCATCAACGGTCCTCACCAGGGAGCTTGGGTGGATACAAATACAGGAGAAGACTGGTTCCTCAATTTTCAGGATGTAGGTGCCTATGGTCGTCTTCTTCACCTGCAACCAATGAAATGGGTAAAAGATTGGCCGGTGATTGGTGTAGATAAAGACGGAGACGGATGCGGAGAACCTGTAACTTCATATAAGAAACCTAATGTAGGTAAGACTTATCCTATCTGTACTCCTCAGGAAAGCGATGAATTTAATACCCTGACCTTGTCACCACAATGGCAATGGCATGCAAACTATAACCCGAAATGGATTTTCCTTGCACCGGATAAAGGTTATGCACGCCTATACTCCTACCCTGTTGTTAAGGATTATAAGAATTTATGGGACGTGGCCAACCTGCTTTTACAGAAGACTCCTTCAAATGAATTCAGTGCGGTGATGAAACTGCGGTTTGCTCCTAGTCCAAAATACTACGGGGAACGTACCGGTTTGCTGGTAATGGGACTCAACTATGCACTTCTTTCACTGGAGAACACGAAAGAAGGATTAATCCTTTCTCAGAATGAATGTAAAAATGCAGATAAAGGATCGGCAGAAGTGGTCAATGAATCTGTTACATTAAAAGATAAAACAGTTTATTTTAAAGTAACGTTCAATAAAGCTGCTCAATGCGAGTTCAGTTACAGCACAGATGGGAAGAACTTCAAGAAGCTGGGTAAAAGTTTCCAGGCGCGTGAAGGGAAATGGATTGGCGCAAAGGTTGGAACTTTCTGCACTCGTCCTGCTATCCAAACTAATGATGGCGGATGGGCTGAGGTAGATTGGTTCCGTATTGAAAAATAA
- a CDS encoding HAD family hydrolase produces the protein MKKLVIFDLDGTLLNTIADLAQSTNYALKKVGFSEHEESEYKFFVGNGINKLFERALPEGEKSEENIAKVRKHFLIHYGEHNMDKSRPYPGIPELLSALQEKGIMLAVASNKYQSGTEKLIEHYFGNIPFVAVFGLREGVKAKPDPTVVEDILAIAKVDKSDVLYVGDSGIDMLTAKNAGITAAGVTWGFRPLAELKQFEPEHIVNEAEEILNLL, from the coding sequence ATGAAGAAATTAGTAATATTCGATTTAGACGGAACCCTGCTTAATACCATTGCCGATCTGGCACAAAGTACCAATTATGCACTGAAAAAGGTTGGTTTTTCCGAGCATGAAGAGAGTGAATATAAGTTTTTTGTTGGCAACGGAATTAACAAGCTTTTTGAGCGCGCACTTCCGGAAGGTGAAAAGAGTGAGGAAAACATTGCAAAGGTTCGCAAGCATTTCCTTATTCATTACGGAGAGCATAACATGGACAAAAGCAGACCTTATCCGGGTATACCTGAACTGCTGTCTGCACTTCAGGAGAAAGGGATAATGCTTGCCGTAGCATCTAACAAATATCAGTCGGGAACTGAGAAACTTATTGAGCATTATTTTGGCAATATTCCTTTTGTAGCTGTATTCGGACTACGCGAAGGTGTAAAAGCAAAGCCAGACCCTACGGTTGTAGAGGATATTCTTGCCATAGCAAAGGTTGATAAAAGCGATGTTCTTTACGTGGGCGACTCAGGCATTGACATGCTGACAGCTAAAAATGCAGGAATAACTGCCGCCGGAGTAACCTGGGGCTTTCGTCCACTCGCGGAGCTGAAACAATTCGAACCGGAACACATTGTAAATGAAGCCGAAGAGATTCTTAATCTTTTATAG
- a CDS encoding alpha/beta hydrolase, which translates to MKTKLLFLIIWGVASSVFAQDFIPIWKGSKMPNSKGIKVEDSIANERINKVGTPGIYVFEPSKAENKGTAVLIIPGGGYARLAYQISGFQLAKWYNTFGVTAFVLSHRMPQSPDVEESYKAPLQDAQRAMRYIRANAGQWGININKVGVMGCSAGGHLSACLSTFTEDWSKAGDKLDAFSFTPNFTILISPVISMGEFAHKGSVLNLLGKDASQKLKDQFSCDKRVTENTPPAFIVHATDDKTVPSLNSIFYYTALKEHNVKMSTLHIFPEGGHNIALRNNPGTTNKWTLLAEEWLGDIGMLSAK; encoded by the coding sequence ATGAAAACAAAACTCTTATTTCTGATAATCTGGGGAGTTGCATCCTCAGTGTTTGCACAAGATTTTATTCCTATCTGGAAAGGTAGTAAAATGCCCAACAGTAAAGGGATTAAAGTCGAGGACAGCATCGCCAATGAACGGATTAACAAGGTGGGCACACCTGGAATATACGTTTTTGAGCCATCAAAAGCGGAGAATAAAGGGACTGCTGTTCTAATTATTCCCGGCGGAGGATATGCCCGACTAGCTTATCAGATAAGTGGATTTCAACTGGCAAAATGGTATAACACGTTTGGAGTAACGGCATTTGTACTGAGCCACCGCATGCCGCAATCGCCTGATGTAGAAGAATCTTACAAGGCTCCGCTTCAGGATGCACAAAGGGCCATGAGATATATACGTGCTAACGCCGGTCAATGGGGAATCAACATAAACAAAGTTGGCGTGATGGGCTGTTCGGCAGGTGGACATCTATCGGCTTGTCTGTCAACCTTTACGGAAGATTGGAGCAAAGCAGGCGATAAACTGGATGCATTTTCTTTTACCCCGAACTTCACAATCCTAATCTCTCCAGTTATTTCAATGGGAGAATTTGCTCATAAAGGAAGTGTGTTGAACCTTCTGGGAAAAGATGCATCACAGAAACTGAAAGATCAGTTCTCATGCGATAAAAGAGTTACTGAGAACACGCCACCAGCATTCATTGTACATGCAACAGATGATAAAACAGTTCCTTCTCTGAACAGTATATTCTATTATACAGCTTTAAAAGAGCACAATGTAAAGATGAGTACGCTGCATATTTTCCCCGAAGGAGGGCACAATATTGCACTGAGAAACAATCCGGGAACAACAAACAAATGGACTTTACTGGCCGAAGAATGGCTGGGAGATATCGGAATGCTGTCTGCGAAATAA
- a CDS encoding two-component regulator propeller domain-containing protein has protein sequence MKNLFFIFIFWTLCVCSYAQQRCSFTHYSSEDGLSQNTVMSMLQDHKGIMWFATWDGINKFNGYTFKTFKARQGDLISLTNNRVDRMVEDIYGYIWVQTYDNRAHRFDPDTETFVQVPSSGEGSSAYIQSIEVLKNGIVWLITENEGAIRVLTDRKTHKLTTDIYSSKSGLFPTQKVYRVYQDASHNEWMLTDNGLALIRPGQRYPVSYFVDKKNFRHRQSQAFYSLQETPTEMFFGSDKGRVWRHQKKGGRFQLLVLPTKSNITSINSVSPDELVFSTSDDGFFTYRISNKEIIHYNTTTCAALPSNKIRTVYVDRCKEVWFDLKDAAGVTHFNPHTNLVKQEIVKTELASATRSQPAFHIHEDINGYLWVHPFGGGMSYFDRKQNKIIPFYNEPGSANCRFSNKLHSAMSDRQGNLWMCTHSKGLEKITFLDSQFHLETPNPQDYESLSNETRAIFEDRNRNLWVAFKDGTLRVYDSNRKYTGYLTETGAISQSGAKLKGVVYSIFQDRKGLIWIGTKGGGLVCAEKAGNQFRLSRYNYNGDDIYSLSDDNIYSLCEDSKGRVWVATFGGGINYIDKDRNGRVIFINNRNNLKGYPIDQCYRARYITKDNKGYIWVGTTSGVISFKDNFSNPEEIQFNHNSRMPGNPASLSNNDVHWIHSTKKGELYLATFGGGLNKLISVSEKGKAIFKCYTVKDGAPSDVLLSMQEDIKGNLWISTENGLSKFIPSQQRFENYDDKSFAFKVTFSEGTSEVAANHEIYFGTTSGFFHFNPVAIRKSTYVPYITFSQLMIANKVVEPGENSVLNLALDNTEELTLSHKENIVTIQYAALDMRNSENIQYAYILEGFDKEWTYVDKQRTATYTNLPKGDYVFRVKSTNSDGVWVNNERSIKVTILPSFWETPWAYMLYFIFILALILIAVYILFTIYRLKNEVSVEQQVSDIKLRFFTDISHELRTPLTLISGPVEFVLKNSKLPEDAREQLDLVKRNTDRMLRLVNQILDFRKIQNRKMKMKVQEIDVVPFVRRIMDSFASLAEDHNIDFILENEKPQMILWADMDKLEKIVFNLLSNAFKYTPQEKMIKVFIKEEDNTLVIGVCDQGIGIAENKKNTLFTRFENLVDKNLFNQPSTGIGLSLVKELVEMHKATIQVDSRLGEGSCFTIHFLKGKEHYDESVEFILSDSTSFQLKEVSHCSDLQDKILSKDTEDSDANIDSSKETMLLVEDNAELRFFLRSIFSSSFQIIEAADGKEGLEKALKYVPDMIISDVMMPEKDGIELTKELKTEMATSHIPIVLLSAKSAIESKLEGLELGADDYITKPFSATYLKARVDNLLAQRHKLQELYRANMMAVPMKNEEEATEQPEMSPHDRRFMDKLMELMEKNMDNGALVVDDLVQQLAVSRSVFFKKLKVITGLAPIEFIKEMRVKRAAQLIETGEYNMTQISYMVGINDPRYFSKCFKQKFGITPTEYKESMGKKYK, from the coding sequence ATGAAAAACCTCTTCTTTATATTCATATTTTGGACGCTTTGTGTGTGCAGCTATGCGCAGCAAAGATGCTCTTTTACCCATTATTCTTCCGAAGATGGCTTGTCACAAAACACGGTGATGAGCATGTTGCAGGATCACAAAGGAATTATGTGGTTTGCTACATGGGATGGAATAAACAAATTCAATGGATATACTTTTAAAACATTCAAGGCCCGACAGGGAGATTTGATTAGTTTGACCAATAACCGTGTGGATCGCATGGTGGAAGATATCTATGGATATATTTGGGTACAAACCTATGATAATCGTGCTCATCGGTTTGATCCGGATACGGAAACATTTGTTCAGGTACCATCATCGGGCGAAGGTAGTTCTGCATATATACAATCCATTGAAGTTCTGAAGAATGGAATAGTGTGGCTCATTACTGAAAATGAAGGAGCTATAAGGGTTCTCACAGATAGAAAGACCCACAAACTTACCACCGATATTTATTCTTCGAAATCCGGACTCTTTCCAACTCAGAAAGTATATAGGGTTTATCAGGATGCATCACACAATGAATGGATGCTCACGGATAATGGTCTGGCTTTAATCAGGCCGGGACAAAGATACCCCGTCTCTTATTTTGTAGACAAGAAGAATTTCCGCCATCGCCAAAGTCAGGCATTTTATTCTTTACAGGAAACTCCCACCGAAATGTTTTTTGGATCGGACAAGGGTAGGGTATGGAGACATCAAAAGAAAGGCGGACGTTTTCAGTTATTGGTCCTTCCTACAAAGTCGAATATAACTTCAATCAATTCGGTATCACCGGATGAACTGGTTTTTTCAACTTCGGACGACGGATTCTTTACCTATCGCATCAGCAATAAAGAAATCATTCATTATAATACGACTACCTGTGCGGCTCTTCCTTCAAATAAAATCCGGACTGTTTATGTGGACCGCTGCAAAGAAGTGTGGTTCGATCTGAAAGATGCTGCTGGAGTTACTCATTTTAATCCGCATACAAATTTGGTGAAACAGGAAATTGTGAAAACTGAGTTAGCTAGTGCTACGCGTTCACAACCTGCTTTTCATATTCATGAAGATATAAATGGTTACCTGTGGGTACATCCTTTCGGAGGAGGGATGTCATATTTCGACAGAAAGCAGAATAAGATTATTCCTTTCTATAATGAACCAGGCTCTGCCAACTGTCGTTTTTCAAATAAACTCCATTCTGCGATGTCTGACAGGCAAGGGAATTTATGGATGTGTACCCATTCCAAAGGACTCGAAAAGATTACTTTTCTTGATAGTCAGTTCCATTTAGAAACTCCCAACCCGCAAGATTATGAGTCTTTGAGCAATGAAACCAGAGCAATATTTGAAGATCGGAACCGCAATCTTTGGGTAGCATTTAAGGATGGTACTTTGCGTGTGTATGATTCAAATCGTAAATATACAGGTTATCTTACTGAAACAGGTGCAATCAGCCAAAGCGGAGCAAAGTTAAAAGGTGTTGTCTATTCTATTTTTCAGGACAGGAAAGGACTAATCTGGATTGGAACGAAAGGTGGTGGTTTGGTATGCGCTGAAAAAGCAGGTAACCAGTTTCGTCTTTCCCGCTATAATTATAATGGAGATGATATTTACAGTCTGAGTGACGATAATATCTACAGTCTTTGCGAGGATAGCAAAGGAAGAGTTTGGGTTGCAACTTTTGGCGGTGGCATTAATTATATAGATAAAGACAGGAACGGGCGGGTTATATTTATCAATAACCGTAACAACCTGAAAGGATATCCTATTGATCAATGCTATCGTGCTCGTTACATTACCAAAGATAATAAAGGATATATCTGGGTGGGAACTACATCCGGAGTAATCTCTTTCAAAGATAATTTCTCTAACCCTGAAGAGATTCAGTTTAATCATAATTCCCGCATGCCTGGCAATCCTGCTAGTTTGAGCAATAACGATGTACATTGGATTCATTCAACTAAAAAAGGTGAGCTGTATCTGGCTACTTTTGGTGGTGGGCTCAATAAACTGATATCTGTTTCAGAAAAGGGGAAAGCTATCTTTAAATGCTATACGGTAAAAGATGGTGCTCCTTCTGATGTGTTGCTTTCAATGCAGGAGGATATAAAGGGAAATCTGTGGATAAGTACCGAAAATGGTTTAAGCAAATTTATTCCCTCACAGCAAAGGTTTGAGAATTATGATGATAAAAGTTTTGCTTTCAAAGTGACTTTCAGTGAAGGAACTTCAGAAGTAGCAGCCAACCATGAAATATACTTTGGAACAACTAGTGGATTCTTTCACTTTAATCCGGTGGCTATTCGCAAAAGTACCTATGTGCCTTACATAACCTTCTCTCAGTTAATGATAGCCAATAAGGTTGTTGAGCCGGGAGAAAACTCTGTATTGAACCTTGCTTTGGACAATACAGAAGAGTTGACCCTTTCGCACAAAGAAAACATAGTGACTATTCAGTATGCTGCATTGGATATGCGAAATTCAGAAAACATTCAGTATGCATATATTCTTGAAGGATTTGACAAGGAGTGGACTTATGTTGATAAGCAACGTACGGCCACATACACAAATCTTCCGAAGGGCGATTATGTATTCCGTGTGAAATCAACAAATAGCGACGGAGTTTGGGTAAATAATGAACGAAGTATTAAAGTTACTATTCTCCCTTCTTTCTGGGAAACACCATGGGCATACATGCTTTATTTTATTTTTATTCTGGCATTGATTCTTATTGCAGTATATATCCTGTTTACTATCTATCGTTTAAAGAATGAAGTCTCTGTTGAACAGCAAGTGTCGGACATCAAACTCCGTTTCTTTACAGATATATCACATGAATTGCGCACACCTCTCACTTTGATCTCTGGTCCGGTGGAATTTGTTCTCAAGAATTCAAAGTTACCCGAAGATGCCCGCGAACAACTTGACCTGGTGAAACGCAATACAGACAGAATGCTGAGGCTGGTAAATCAGATTCTTGACTTTAGGAAAATTCAGAACAGGAAAATGAAGATGAAAGTTCAGGAGATTGATGTAGTTCCTTTTGTCCGTAGAATCATGGATAGTTTTGCATCTCTGGCCGAAGATCATAACATCGATTTTATTTTAGAGAACGAAAAACCTCAGATGATTCTTTGGGCTGATATGGACAAACTGGAGAAGATTGTATTTAATCTTCTTTCCAATGCCTTTAAATATACACCCCAAGAGAAAATGATTAAAGTCTTTATTAAAGAGGAAGACAATACATTGGTAATTGGTGTCTGTGATCAGGGAATTGGAATAGCAGAAAACAAAAAAAATACCCTGTTCACCCGCTTCGAGAATCTGGTAGATAAAAATCTTTTCAACCAGCCTAGTACAGGAATCGGCCTCTCTTTGGTGAAGGAACTGGTTGAAATGCACAAAGCAACTATTCAGGTGGATAGCAGGCTGGGTGAGGGCAGCTGTTTTACAATACATTTCCTGAAAGGTAAAGAACATTATGATGAAAGCGTAGAGTTTATTCTTTCAGATTCAACCAGCTTCCAGTTAAAGGAGGTTTCGCATTGTTCAGATCTTCAGGATAAAATATTATCTAAAGACACAGAAGATTCTGATGCAAACATAGACTCTTCCAAAGAAACAATGCTCTTGGTGGAGGATAATGCAGAACTTCGTTTCTTCCTACGTAGCATTTTTAGTTCTTCGTTCCAGATAATTGAGGCTGCTGATGGTAAAGAAGGACTGGAAAAGGCATTGAAGTATGTTCCTGATATGATTATTAGTGATGTAATGATGCCCGAAAAAGATGGAATTGAGCTGACAAAAGAGTTGAAAACAGAAATGGCTACCAGTCATATTCCTATCGTTTTGTTATCAGCTAAATCGGCTATTGAAAGTAAGCTGGAAGGATTGGAACTTGGTGCTGACGACTATATCACAAAACCATTTAGTGCTACTTATCTTAAAGCCAGAGTTGATAACTTACTGGCACAAAGACATAAATTGCAGGAACTTTATCGTGCAAATATGATGGCTGTTCCTATGAAAAATGAGGAAGAAGCCACAGAACAACCAGAAATGTCTCCGCATGATCGTAGGTTTATGGATAAACTGATGGAACTGATGGAAAAGAATATGGATAATGGAGCTTTAGTTGTTGATGATTTAGTGCAGCAGCTTGCCGTAAGTCGCTCAGTCTTCTTTAAGAAGCTAAAGGTGATTACCGGATTGGCTCCAATTGAGTTTATAAAAGAAATGCGAGTAAAAAGGGCTGCTCAGCTTATTGAGACGGGAGAGTATAACATGACACAGATTTCTTATATGGTTGGTATAAATGATCCTCGTTATTTCAGTAAATGCTTTAAGCAGAAGTTCGGCATCACCCCGACAGAATATAAAGAAAGCATGGGAAAGAAATATAAATAA